The nucleotide window GCCCAAATTTCGGCAACGGAACGCTGTTCGAAGAGCACCGAGCACAAAAAACTTTGCCGCAGTTACGGCAGTGATGTCGACGTTTAACTACCGTGAAGTTTACTCCGCAGCTCATACATTTTGGAGCTTCGACGTCCGGTATCCAAATAGGAGGTTGCGAATAGGTAGACGGATCCAAATTGTGAATGTCCGGCTCGGTTCGTGAAATTTCGCGAGACTGCAAATTAGCTATATCTTCACGAAGCGAGGCATACCTGTAAAAAAAACAACCAATgagaatctataaaaatataagtacagatgtgaaattattatacaatCGTGAGCGAAAAAATCGACATACTCACGGTCAAAAGTCTCTAGAGAAAGATCTGtagcttccattctttttctgattttcgCATCTCTAGCGGTATAATGAGTGGtctatattgttattgttattttgttgggaagaaaaaaaataaaaaatgtgaagtaAAGCTTAAATTCATCAAGTAACCTATCAATATTCAGTGTTCTCGCCTGGCCTTAATAACAGTTTACAATCGCTTATTCTATAAATACTGCTCTACAGAACCTGCAGAATGTGGAGGGGCATTTTGTCCCgtattaaaatttcttctacGTATCGGTTCGTTGTTAAACTCTTGTTGCTTCCACTGAAATACCCGTCCAAACCATCCAGGAATCTCCTTCAAAAACCATGTTTTATTTTAGGCAACACTGCGCGAATgtttctccaggtcttctgtagactcgtcctcttctatcgctaTCATGCAGATACACTCTGCTTTCGTCTGAGAAGAAGACGGTGCCCCAATGTTCGTCAGTTCAATTAAATCGTGGCAAATCGTGAGTGCTATTTTTTGGCTCAAGTATAGCTGCCTTAAACCTTCTCTTGTGCAGCTACTCCTGGTGTTTCTCTGAGCTTGAACATCAGCGAGGGCCGATTTCTCAGATATGTGCTGACAATTAATCGGTAATCTCCCTAGGATGAGTACCTTTTTCTTACGGAACCACGCCTTCGATGAAACTTACCAGCTTCTTGGTAACGACGGTAATCTCTAGAAACAGTAAACTGACTCATGTTAAGCGCACTGGCCACTTTTCTCAGACTTTGGCCTTGTCGAAATAGGATGACCGCTTGAGCAGATTTATCACTTGTTGGGTCTTGGTAgaattattgtttgttattaacGGAGATGTGTATCAGTTAACATTTGATGGCTGATATTGATAGGTCAGTGAATAACCttttatataagttagttacaCCTAATTAGCATTATAGTAAACAAGCATAAAAAGGATGGTTACCAATCATAACTTATTGTTGGCCTGTGAGAGCAAGACAAATTACAATATGTTATATCATTTTAAAGCTTATGCCattagatttaaaattttaccacgaaaaatacaatttcgtgtTCAATTTTTCTGCCAGTGACTTGCGATTGCAGGGGTGTCGCCTGAGTGGATTTTTTTGCTcatgtgtatatataatattctttGCCAACTGTCAATTTCAATAGCTAAATAAAGTCAACAAACTCAATATTTAAGCCATTTGTCAATCTCAATGTTGTATTTCGGATcacataaatttaataaaattcgaGGCACCACAATTCTCCATCAATTAATTTCCCGATGATGAATGCATAATTCTCAGAAAACtcggaatatatattgaaaagagAAAAGCATTTTGCTGTTGTATTTCCACAGTCCCACAACATCCACGTTAATATTCAATTCATACAGTGGTTTCTAGGCGGAGTCATGAGTTTTAAGTGcgtgaaaatttggaaatcacTAAACAGCCCCAATTTTACATGGACTGAAACTTTTCATATATTGGGGAGCAAATTTTTAGTCCttatggaaaaattatattactaaAACTAGCACCTAATGCTTTAACACATGAGTATCAACCGATATACACTTATCGAATAAAGTATGCACCACAACACCCAGATTTCACACAACTCGATTTTCCCATACTATCTAATACTCTTAAAATTAtgcattatatatttttggagtttacttATTTGACCACCATAGTGAAGAAATTATGTTTATCTGGTAGTACTGTAGCATTTTAAATGACCACCAATTGCATTTTTTTGGGTTTCCAAAACAATATACATATGAGAAATCCACAAGCAAAATATAAAGCATGAAAAAAAACCGGTGGGTAGATTTCGAGATTCCATTTATGagcataattttgttttcacttGGTCTGAAGCTTATAGCCCCTTATTGGACAATTGTGGACTTtatctgaatattttttgactCGAGTAATGAAATggtttaaaagaaattaaatttaaaaaattcacattaGGAATTTTCACACATAATCTGCAATCCTTATAGATGACCGTTTTAATATTTAAAGTTATCTAAGTTATTTATACACAAAGAAGAAGGTATTTAGTTTAAATTATTCatggaaaaaaactaattacatATTTTGCTCAAATTGCTTAGATTTCGTCTATCATTAATAACTTGTTCATGTacatattgataaatttttttcattgtacttGAATCTCGAATTCAACAATTGTGGACTTtatctgaatattttttgactCGAGTAATGAAATggtttaaaagaaattaaatttaaaaaattcacattaGGAATTTTCACACATAATCTGCAATCCTTATAGATGACCGTTTTAATATTTAAAGTTATCTAAGTTATTTATACACAAAGAAGAAGGTATTTAGTTTAAATTATTCatggaaaaaaactaattacatATTTTGCTCAAATTGCTTAGATTTCGTCTATCATTAATAACTTGTTCATGTacatattgataaatttttttcattgtacttGAATCTcgaattcaacaatttttgttcatgttttttgttaattgttttcaTTGTATTGATCGCTtcataatctatttttaaaatacgagggttgctacttaagttatGAGATgtgaatacgtcaaatctgacTTTGTcgtcataaagtttgacatttgtaatggtGAACATACTCAGAAGGTGTAATACGAGTGTTGTTTATAGATACAAGGTGGCGCAAAAAGATCGCATCAATTTCAAACCAATATAATTTGCTTACATACAAAATGTAGTTTGTAGTGAACTGATAACTTTTAGAAGATTACTTCAGACAGATGGCGTCCTTCCGAGTCGATACACATCAAAAGTCTTTCTTCGAAGTTTTCCATTACTTTTGACAATGTTTCGTTGGAAATAGCTGTGATTTCTCCCGGAATGCAGCTTCAGGTCTCCTCGGGTTTGTTTGTTGCAATAAACTTTACTTTTTAAGTTGCTCCACAAGAACAAATCACACACCTAGAGATCAGGGGAGCGTACAGGCCAGTGGATATCGCCGAAACGTGATATCAAATGTCGAGGACACATCCTTTGTGCAACTTCACATTATCGTATGGGCTGCaactccgtcttgttggaacaaCAGTTTGGTTTTGTTGAGCAATAAGGTTGCAAGTTGTAGCTGCAAAAAATTGCGTAGCATTGCAACATATCGTTCAGAGTTCACAGTTACAGTAACaccacttttttcaaaaaagtaaggCCCAATGATTCCCTTTTCAAAACTCCACACCAAGCGGTGACTTTTGCACTGAGCAGTGGTTTTTGGTGCaattattttgagttttctGCTGCCAAATAGCgcataaatttaatttacatGAAGATTTGTTCGAGTTGGATAGTTTGACGAGACAAATTCAATCGAAGTTGTTCGCGcgcgaagcaaatggtcgcttgGAATAGTTTGACATGTCGCCATCGCAACTTAGAACGGTCATTTTTAGAAAGTACACCATCATTTTTTGCCagtaatcgaaaaaatcagggaaaccaatcgcagaagacaaatCATTTTCCACCACAACAATGCgaactctcacacatcagttcaaacaaaaacgtatttgaacagtcaaaacatcgaattgatgggttatccgccgtacagttcttgtttggcacccaagggtttcttcttattcccgcatatcaaaaataaattgcggaattatgaatattatgaatattttattatacaattatatttgcttttatttgtttatctcaaaatttatagATCGAAGAGTTCATCATATTTTGGGAGTAATTATAAGATATAAAGATAATGAATTTCGTGTTACCATCCTGATCAATTAgttaggttattcttcttttgcTATAACTTGACCTTTGACTATATATCAGTTATTAGATATTCTGGAATCTTCTAAATGTCCTAGAATAATCAAATTAGTTATAAAATCAATGTACGACATGGGAGAGAGAAGTTTACAGATAGATTTTAGCACGACTTTAGTATTTCGATAAGTTTTCTTTATCAGTAGATTCTATTGTGTTTATCTGCtacacacaaaaaaaatgaggaaaaaaattcctTTCGCACCTGTAACTACTGAAATTACCTGTTTAAGTCCGAtgataatgaatttaaatttctGTCTTCCTCTTGCTGTTGCCTTGGATGATTAGAGTACTCAGGTGACTCATCTTCGGAGtctaaatggaaataaatatctGAATCAAAAAGAGCTTCTTGTGCTAAAATATTGGGGTCTACTGAAAACTCGTTGTTATTTTCTATTACTTCACTTTCTGTTGGATGGTATTCGATATTATTATCTAGATTATTTGATTCCACGATTTTGGCTGGAGGGGGTTCTGCAGAAGTATCGGAAGCATTGATCAAGAACacagatttcaaaatatttcggaGATCACAAGCAAAATTCGTTTGAAGTTGATCAGCTACTCCCGCTATACAAACAAAGAGACGATGTAATAAATCTTCGCTTgatctgaaacaaaataatgaatttttacacatttttcttAGATTATCTCAtacgaattaaaaattaaccTGACAATGAGCTCTCAACTTACTTGTATTTAGCTCTAACTTCGTTTTTAGTAGCCAGCTCCGCAGCTTGCATTGCCATTGCGATTTCTTCATCGTCGGCGCATGTGCTGTTGAAAGAGGACGTTTCCGAACTTCCGGTACTCGAAAATCCATCATCTAGTGAATTTTTTGGTCCATTGTTACCTTTTCTCTTTCTGAGCGGTAGAGAAGATTTTGATAAGAGTTTCTCTGCTTGGTAACGGGATTTTTCAACACATGGGTCAGCTTTTGTAGATGTTCTATGACAATTACATACTGGGGACGAAGAGTTGCCAGCACAAGCACATCCATTTTTTGAATCATTGATGTCTAAACTAGGAGAcctaaacagaataaaaaatttagaatagtCTCTGAAATTTTTAAGTTAATTCAATAACATATGGAAATCTAATTTGTATTTACTCgaaatgtgaaaataattatacgactagtcaaatttttatatgggattaactaatttttattgaGACTATTTTTGTTTGTGAAATATAAGATAGATTTTTTCCTTATTTGCATAAAACTTTTTGCAATAAACTgtaaaacaatttaaacttGACAAAGCTGTACACTTTTTAGTTCAAACTATGAGAATTGGGGAATGTTttcagaatataaaaataataatttttgttgattaatttttaattcccTCACCAATTAATACGAATCCCTTGAATTTCCAAATGCATTAGTAGGAACAAAATAGACCAGAGTTGACAActtttggaacaaaaaaatagaagtagGATGAAACCTATTGGACAGGGAAGAGAAAATAACAATGAAAGGAAATATAACCTGAGAACTTGGTTATTGGAATTTTTCACATGAACTTTGatgttatgtgaaaaaagtgaataCAAAACTTGTAGATCTTATGATCACTTATAATTTTGCTgctcaactttttttcatagGATTTGTAGTTTTGCCGCAAGtcgaaataaactattttttataataaagttctacaattttcaattcaaactaTGTGAATTTGGGAAGAAAACTTTTTAGAAcactaaaattatttacaatatatgtTCATTACTCTTGTATCCTCTCACAAATtaatagaataattaataataggTATAAGTGAAAACATAAATTAACTAGATCATAATATGTATGTcagagcataagctcctttcATTTGAATCTGTTCTTTCTTCTACTTGTTCCTTCTTTCCTAATTTGCCATCTGTGTTcctatttcactttatttttttctgcagTTCTACAGCAGCTGTCAGATGGGAGTTCCAACCACTAACACCGGACtttagaaaatacgaatttacgaGGAAACtcaatacaaaatttgcttaaaacaaaaaggATAAAGATAACTGGTATTCATGTAAGCATGATATAAAAAGCTTGGAAAACCTACCAgcgaatataatgaataaaatcaccacaaatttactaaactTTACTTTTATCTggagtgtagataggtagagaaAGAAATCGAATCGatttcgaggttttattgagTATCGAGtaggaggtcgataacaaattattttcttctaaaaactcAGCCGTTAGAAGAAATGAATCAGAACTGACTACTTTGTCGCAATACGTGaacaaatgaatattcaaaatgtttgaagaaaaaagttgaatagcATGTTacaaaagcaaaataataagattttattttgatacaattagCTTAACAAGCCcctttagaaacataaaaaattcaaacaatatgTGATGTTAAATTATAGACAAACTAggtgtttttttgaatttccgAATGTTCACTTTTTTGGATAATAGGTATTTCTCAAATGACCAATTCAAATATGGACATAATCAAATAATGTTCACTCACCTCTCTAAACTAGCAGTTTCAGTCGATACTCCAGAATCGTTTGGAGATCCCAACTCTACAGTAATTTTTCCACTCTCCTCCCCCTGAGTGttcaaaattgaagaaagtGTGGCAGCAGCTACTGAAATGATCTCCAAACAATCATGCTCAGGGGGAGAATCGTGATTAGATACTAACGAATGAGCCCTTATATTAGCGGCGATCATGGTGTTTTGGATGGCATTTTGAGGAAATAAATAACCGGATGTAGAAGGTCCTTTATCCATATGATCAGTTTCTTGTTTGGTACATTTACTACTAGAACCCGCGTTATAACGGTCACTTTTCGTATAATTATCAACGGAATATTGTCCTAGGGTATAATCGGTATAAAAAGGAGAAATGAATTCCAAAAGGTCATTATTCACTCCCAGTTCGCTCACTGATTTAACATCTTCAATTTGTTCATTATCacataacaatttttctaatctataaagttctaatttatttaaagtaaaaagTAACTCGCGAATTTTGTGCAATAATGTCCTAAATGGTCTGAACATCTCGCTCATTTCCTCGATCGGTTTATCTATACAAAGAGGTCCGTTGGGAAATATCAACAACCCACTTACTATAGCTAAACGAGGTATTGTAAACATTAAAGCTGGATCACAGTCATCTACCATTTCTTGCGTTAACAATGACATTTTAAGCGCCCTCTGTAAAGTCTCTGAAAACAAAACACCAATTAATTCTTGCAGCTCGTATTCCTGCGTCGATTTTACGGGAACCATGGCGCTAACGTAGGCGAACTCAAATTCCGCAAAGAgtctatcaaatattttcaaactttctaAAAGAACTTCGGTCACTAATTCGTTGGAATCTAGTTTAATTGGTCCGTTTGGTGTGTTGTTACGTAAACAAGTATCTCGGAGGAGGTTCCGTACGTTTTCTAATCCCCTAGTTACTGCTTTGGCTAACGGTCGCATGGCGTTACTCTCAAATTCCCGATTCATGATGGAGGAACCAGCTGCCAAGCACTGAAAtgtgaataaattcaattttagagtTATTATGTGAGTAGCATGTGAAAAAAACCTAAGATAGGTCGATTTTTAtacttaaattgacaatttacaatgtgaaaatattatccccctctagaaccccctctgaattataagcaccttctcggaaattttaaataaaaaaaggagtCGTGTTACACCTTGTTGAAAAAGGATTTTAGTCCTCTCTCTGCATTATAAAGTTTTCTAAacttggtgcaatcataactgagaaaattaatttttatgatgtaaaattttcatgcgtcaaatttttatgttctttagtccactgcaattttattttgacgttcTAAATGAGGGTTTTTTACTGTCAACCTTCTAAAAAGACCAGCTTttctcaatctccttttcactgtagaagtactcaaaggcagatttctagattcattgatctgagctgctatctcagGACCCGTGAGTCGTCAATACGTTTATATTAAGCAGTTGTGGTTTTTAGAAGCCGCCTATTTCTAacgccaaagctcctggtggatccatattttttcaagttgtaGTCCATGATATAtcaaggtatttttaattcagcGGCGATAGTACAGCTACTTTTGCCTAGATTATGAGGACTTGCGATTAATGCACGAGTTTCAACcgatattttttggttttacccATTTGAAAACTGACAAGTCGGAATTTGGGacaacgaaaacaattcgtataagaacttcacaaaaagatttCTTGATccaaaaagtatgaataacaGCACGTTGTTGTGTCTCACATGAATAATTGGGACTAAAcaacaatcataaacaccgaagaaataattcacattgaagtacttgcaagttttaacttgtcgcactcaccgacaaaatataaacatgcgctcgtataaagtaaacaaataatttatctatttaatCATAAGGCTACTGATAATcaacatttatttacaaaagtgGCGCTAATTGTCGTatggcaccttgttggaaagggatttgAGTCCTCTATTCATGATTATAAAGTTTTCTAAAGtctcataactgagaaaattaattttttaaatgaaaaattttgtaatgtCTTTATTACAAAACGtatttagaatatattattCTCCAATGTACttcacaattaaattaaatgttcaaaatagtCACCATTcatttcttgacaataaccgaggcgatattggaattctcgtacaacattttgtatgagctggttattttattaatttctttcgttatcctaacttttaaatcagaaatattgtctggtctattaaagTATCCTTTAGAATTTAAATAAACCCATAAGAAGTGATCGAGAGGTGTCAAATGGGGGAATATAGCCGaccattcgatcgttccacgtctttaaataatttctaattgtatttattattattaacatcaggaaaatgtctttgtaatgtaggcagtaagaagttaatcaaaaaatatagataaaccACACCATTAACAGTTCGCTGAAAAAAGTAAGggctaataattttattgttaatgacaCCTgcccaaacgttcacttttctaagatattgagtgtgagcctcaCACATCCAGTGAGAATTTTCTCTGCTTCAATATCCAAAGTTCTGTTTGCTAAGCGTTCCGTCtaaatgaaacgtcgcttcatcagaaaaaactatgTAGCGGATTCCATCAGGAGACCTGATGGATATGTGGGACTCCCGTAGCCTACTCACTAAACCGCCATCTTCTGTCATCTCCGTCCAACCAGAGACTATTGTGATATTATTTCCGTGTATGTTCCATTCGTTACGTTTCTGTGATATCGTCATACCAGGCAATCGCGTACATTCTTTTGCCTAATATTTCTCTTTGTATAGGTAGCAAACAGTTGCCAACATTCTACCTTGTGTATTAACACCTGGACGATATTATCAGGGTTTATGCTGCTCCTCTACTTCCTTTATCAAATCCCTCCACAGTTGTTGCACACGAAGAACGTGTGTTCGGCATCATCTGAATCGTGTTCAGAATATGTACATTCAGGTGTTTGTACTTTCTTTATTTTGTGGAGATACCAGCGGAAGTAGCCGTGTCCCGTTAGAAGCTGTGTAATGTAGAACAGCACATCTCCGAACTTCCATTTGGTCCACAGTCTAAGATCTTTTAATAGTCGTCGTGTCCATTTAGGCTAGTTGCCACATCCTGTCGTGTTATATCTTAGCTACTTCTGTATATCCTCTTACGCTCGAAAGCCAGAGGGTCCACCGGAATTATACCATCACCACTAGTTCCTGAACATTACCATCATTGGCTagtcaattatttattcttattccaGTTGAAAATATCAGtctttcattaattattatcagAAAATACACGAAagcaaattaaatattgtaaattattgtGATAGGTAATGTAAAGATAAAACTTTGGTAAACATCTCGCTAGTATACGAATCtcttatattgattaattttaaacGGTTATTGAAAATTAGCT belongs to Diorhabda carinulata isolate Delta chromosome X, icDioCari1.1, whole genome shotgun sequence and includes:
- the LOC130901240 gene encoding lateral signaling target protein 2 homolog isoform X1, whose product is MDSIRKWLYKPKKDDKSLLAQFFYADEDLNIVANELDSFDGRKDPDRCTTLVSQLRQAQDKVLTITNAIMDVLIGNERANRDFRVKFPEDVLQENLAGQLWFGAECLAAGSSIMNREFESNAMRPLAKAVTRGLENVRNLLRDTCLRNNTPNGPIKLDSNELVTEVLLESLKIFDRLFAEFEFAYVSAMVPVKSTQEYELQELIGVLFSETLQRALKMSLLTQEMVDDCDPALMFTIPRLAIVSGLLIFPNGPLCIDKPIEEMSEMFRPFRTLLHKIRELLFTLNKLELYRLEKLLCDNEQIEDVKSVSELGVNNDLLEFISPFYTDYTLGQYSVDNYTKSDRYNAGSSSKCTKQETDHMDKGPSTSGYLFPQNAIQNTMIAANIRAHSLVSNHDSPPEHDCLEIISVAAATLSSILNTQGEESGKITVELGSPNDSGVSTETASLERSPSLDINDSKNGCACAGNSSSPVCNCHRTSTKADPCVEKSRYQAEKLLSKSSLPLRKRKGNNGPKNSLDDGFSSTGSSETSSFNSTCADDEEIAMAMQAAELATKNEVRAKYKSSEDLLHRLFVCIAGVADQLQTNFACDLRNILKSVFLINASDTSAEPPPAKIVESNNLDNNIEYHPTESEVIENNNEFSVDPNILAQEALFDSDIYFHLDSEDESPEYSNHPRQQQEEDRNLNSLSSDLNRYASLREDIANLQSREISRTEPDIHNLDPSTYSQPPIWIPDVEAPKCMSCGVNFTVVKRRHHCRNCGKVFCARCSSNSVPLPKFGHVKPVRVCNRCFIYNLTPFTM
- the LOC130901240 gene encoding lateral signaling target protein 2 homolog isoform X2, whose amino-acid sequence is MDSIRKWLYKPKKDDKSLLAQFFYADEDLNIVANELDSFDGRKDPDRCTTLVSQLRQAQDKVLTITNAIMDVLIGNERANRDFRVKFPEDVLQENLAGQLWFGAECLAAGSSIMNREFESNAMRPLAKAVTRGLENVRNLLRDTCLRNNTPNGPIKLDSNELVTEVLLESLKIFDRLFAEFEFAYVSAMVPVKSTQEYELQELIGVLFSETLQRALKMSLLTQEMVDDCDPALMFTIPRLAIVSGLLIFPNGPLCIDKPIEEMSEMFRPFRTLLHKIRELLFTLNKLELYRLEKLLCDNEQIEDVKSVSELGVNNDLLEFISPFYTDYTLGQYSVDNYTKSDRYNAGSSSKCTKQETDHMDKGPSTSGYLFPQNAIQNTMIAANIRAHSLVSNHDSPPEHDCLEIISVAAATLSSILNTQGEESGKITVELGSPNDSGVSTETASLERSPSLDINDSKNGCACAGNSSSPVCNCHRTSTKADPCVEKSRYQAEKLLSKSSLPLRKRKGNNGPKNSLDDGFSSTGSSETSSFNSTCADDEEIAMAMQAAELATKNEVRAKYKSSEDLLHRLFVCIAGVADQLQTNFACDLRNILKSVFLINASDTSAEPPPAKIVESNNLDNNIEYHPTESEVIENNNEFSVDPNILAQEALFDSDIYFHLDSEDESPEYSNHPRQQQEEDRNLNSLSSDLNRTFRRFQNI